GCGACAATGAATACAAAATAGTCGAACAGCTCAACTGCTACGGTTTTTGAGACGAAATGGCTCTGGTCAGCCATAGCACTAATCACAATCGCCCAGAGAAAAAATAGTAGATAGACCGCAGTTGCAACTACGATACTGAGAATAATAATATTCGGTCCTGAATGGCTTAATGCTCTGAGACGAGCCCCACCGATGAACAGTGAAATCGTCACCCCCATTGAAACAAGCATGCTGACAAATATCGCAAAAGCCTCTACTCCTACCAAAGGAGCGTTTTCGTCTAAATCGGTACCGTAGGTAATTCCTGCGATAACATAAAGGCACCAGAGCCAGGGAGAAATCTGAAGTGTATAGATACAGATCCAGTTTGCCATGGGTGGCAGCCTGGGATTGGTGAGTAAGGGCTCGATGGAATAACTCTCCACAGGGGGAACTGGAGGAGGTTGCAGAGCGGATTCTTCAGTTCCAGATTCGAACTCACTCCAGGCAGACAAAGGCTTCCAATCTTTCTCAATTGATGAGTAGACATAATCTGCCAAGCTAATTCGATTTGAGTTCAGGGCATCACTGATTTCCTGATGAGACAGAGGGCCTTCCGCCACACCATTCTTCGCCAGCCACCAGTGGCTCTCCGGATTTTCAATCGTTTTGTTATTTTCTTCGTGCATGGAATATACCGATCTTTTCTTAAAGGGTTCTTGCAGTTGAGTATGCGTTTCTCAGGAAACTGAAGTTCTTATTGATACGAGTTCTGCGCATACTCAGTTCTTTGTGTTTCAGCCAGCCCTGAGTAAAACTCTCGATACAACTGCTTACCTGTTACCGGGAGTTTAAACACACACTATTTGGACATATTTACACAAACAATATGATACTTATAGTCCGTGGTTTTATCGTCGCTGTCAAGTGTTAAATGCTTGTATGGCAAAACGAGCAGATATTCTGGTAAGATTTGGACAGCGAGTACGAGAACTACGCAAAGAGCAAGGTTACTCGCAAGAGAATTTTGCCTACGCTTGTGAGTTGGACCGGACCTATGTTGGCGGGATCGAACGGGGAGAACGAAATCTGTCCCTGCGGAATATCGAGCGGATCGCCGAGACCCTCGATATCAGTCTGGCCAAGTTAATGGAGGAAGTTTGAGGGAACTCAGTCTGCTGGAGCATCAATCAGGACCACTCCCAGTTGATCAGAGTCGTCCGTCATTTCCTGATTGGCTGCATCGGGAGAGCCAAACAGACGGGGAATTTTGACCTTGGTTGCATCACAATGACACACAGCATATCGCAGCCGTGCTTGAATCAACTGCTGTCGCAACCGCTGAATGTCTTCTCCTCGCCAAGGCGGATCTATTCTGAGACCACCAGAATAGACAGCGAGCATATCTGTATCTTTTAGATCCATTTCCTCATACCAGAACTGCAAGGCAGCTCGGATCAACGTAATTTCTTGTCTCTGTAGCATACCGCTCCTTTCTTAGAACCGTGGACATGGATTTTTTAAATCAACGGTCTGGTAATAAAAACGCCCTGAAAAAGACTTCAGAGAGACTATTCCAGGGCGTTCGTATCTATCAGTACCGATCACTGATAGTTAAAGGCGTCACCTTCATGTATTCTGCCACAAATATCGGTGAAATTTAGATTTTGAGTGGGTCTTATTCATCTAATGCGAGTCACTCGCGTGGAGGCAACAACAATCATTGCCTGGGGCGAAAGATAATATCATCATCATGAGAATGGACGCCATTCCTGCGGATTTTACCATCTGCCTACGAATTTTGAGTTCTTTCGACAGCTTCAATTCGCTGATTTATTCACCCAGCATCTGCTTGGTTGCAGGTGATTCATTGACAACAGAATCGAAGAAATCCCGAAAGCGCATTCCTTTTGGCCCTCGAGGAATCAAGTGGTTCCGGACCAATCATTTTCGACCATTGACGGTGCCGCCAGTGCATTCACAGCGCGAATGGGTGCAAGTGGATCACCCCATATCTCCCTTCGAAGTTGTCATACTGCAGTAGGTCACTAGTAGTGTCACAAAGGACCGGATACTTGCCACTTCGGCAATTCCACACCTAACCCGGTAGCCTTGGAGCTGAATAGATTGAACATATTGTGAACTGGTTATGTCAGCTTGAGATATTCAGAAACGGAAGAAATAACAATCGGGTCACGTACCTCGGTCTGAATTTGAACAATATGAGACATATTGGATATTTCCTTCATGGCTTCATAGTACGCTTAAAATTCATAGGGTCTAATCTTTTCGGATTAGAAATATCAGAGAACTCTTTCTAATTGTTGGAACGCATTAGTGCCAAGCGTTGTGGATGAAAAATTAACGCATTAGAATTAAACGCTAATCC
The Gimesia aquarii DNA segment above includes these coding regions:
- a CDS encoding GYF domain-containing protein, whose protein sequence is MHEENNKTIENPESHWWLAKNGVAEGPLSHQEISDALNSNRISLADYVYSSIEKDWKPLSAWSEFESGTEESALQPPPVPPVESYSIEPLLTNPRLPPMANWICIYTLQISPWLWCLYVIAGITYGTDLDENAPLVGVEAFAIFVSMLVSMGVTISLFIGGARLRALSHSGPNIIILSIVVATAVYLLFFLWAIVISAMADQSHFVSKTVAVELFDYFVFIVALSEGAFMLTSLFWLRRNARFLPLT
- a CDS encoding helix-turn-helix domain-containing protein, yielding MAKRADILVRFGQRVRELRKEQGYSQENFAYACELDRTYVGGIERGERNLSLRNIERIAETLDISLAKLMEEV